A region from the Dinoroseobacter shibae DFL 12 = DSM 16493 genome encodes:
- a CDS encoding M10 family metallopeptidase translates to MNAAHAGRGSYATPLENPRASLRVREQNDPEQPMCTICQSMNPNRDRFDYHEAPFPSLFSGDRIAANLPTFTVDQVADQLKSGFFKSREASWDVEPGGEAIDVDISRLTEKGQFYAELALDAWTMTTGIEFNITELEIFAFGFTRSGIIFDDTDSGAYAQPIVNSENEIYTARINISQDWIRNDGETIDNYSFQTFIHEIGHALGLEHAGNYNGNAKYSTDALYTNDSWQMSIMSYFSQTDNASIDASFAYVVTPMIADITAVQQLYGVAGDLRPGNTIYGQPTTQGGSLMSMADGYYEDFGDTSRPITYTIIDDGGFDAINFSDVTADQNINLNGGAVSDVNGLKGNLVIFSTTVIEYVVSGSGNDTLTGNGANNHFFAGDGRDTIFGGDGDDILEGQGGIDILTGGAGRDGFVLSGTGFDGLDIVTDFTDGEDLLFFAAADSFSDISVSERATGTVVGFNGEFAILLGVSSNQISADDFVFG, encoded by the coding sequence ATGAACGCGGCCCACGCGGGGCGTGGCTCTTACGCGACACCACTGGAAAACCCCCGCGCCTCTTTGAGGGTGCGCGAGCAGAACGACCCGGAGCAGCCAATGTGCACGATTTGCCAATCCATGAACCCCAACAGGGATCGGTTCGATTACCACGAAGCTCCTTTTCCTTCTTTGTTTTCAGGCGACCGGATCGCAGCCAACCTTCCCACATTCACCGTTGATCAGGTCGCCGACCAGCTCAAGAGCGGGTTTTTCAAATCACGGGAAGCCTCCTGGGACGTGGAGCCCGGTGGGGAGGCTATCGACGTGGACATCTCGCGCCTGACGGAAAAGGGTCAGTTTTACGCAGAACTTGCACTCGATGCATGGACGATGACCACGGGCATCGAATTCAACATCACCGAGCTGGAAATCTTCGCCTTTGGCTTCACCAGATCAGGGATCATTTTCGATGACACCGACTCCGGAGCCTACGCTCAGCCGATCGTGAATTCCGAGAACGAGATCTACACTGCGCGGATCAATATCTCGCAGGACTGGATCCGGAACGATGGGGAAACGATAGACAACTACTCGTTCCAGACATTCATCCACGAAATTGGTCATGCCCTCGGGCTGGAACATGCGGGCAATTACAACGGTAACGCAAAATACAGCACCGACGCGCTCTATACCAATGACAGCTGGCAGATGTCGATCATGTCGTATTTCAGCCAGACCGATAATGCGTCGATCGACGCAAGTTTCGCCTACGTGGTCACGCCAATGATCGCGGATATCACGGCGGTTCAGCAGTTGTATGGCGTCGCGGGTGATTTGCGACCTGGCAATACGATCTATGGCCAGCCGACGACACAAGGTGGCAGCCTGATGTCCATGGCCGACGGCTACTATGAAGACTTCGGCGATACCAGCAGACCGATCACCTATACCATCATCGACGACGGCGGATTTGACGCAATCAATTTCAGTGATGTCACTGCGGATCAGAATATCAATCTCAATGGGGGCGCGGTCAGCGATGTCAACGGCCTTAAGGGCAACCTGGTGATTTTCTCCACGACCGTTATCGAATACGTGGTTTCCGGCTCTGGCAACGACACTCTGACCGGCAACGGTGCCAACAATCATTTCTTTGCAGGCGATGGCAGGGATACGATCTTCGGTGGTGACGGAGACGACATTCTGGAAGGGCAGGGTGGCATCGACATCCTCACGGGCGGGGCGGGGCGCGATGGATTCGTCTTGTCCGGGACGGGTTTCGACGGTCTTGATATCGTCACCGACTTTACCGATGGAGAAGATCTTCTGTTCTTCGCGGCGGCGGACAGCTTTTCCGATATTTCGGTCAGTGAGCGCGCAACTGGCACGGTCGTGGGGTTCAACGGCGAATTTGCCATCCTCCTCGGTGTATCGTCCAATCAGATCTCCGCGGACGATTTCGTCTTCGGATAA
- the ubiG gene encoding bifunctional 2-polyprenyl-6-hydroxyphenol methylase/3-demethylubiquinol 3-O-methyltransferase UbiG: protein MRNDLTIYDSEADRWWSDDVRWVRTLKNMVPGRLDYFDRFIDWQGKQVLDLGCAGGFMAEALEARGARVTGIDPAAKAIAAARSHAAATGRDIRYDIGAGEDLPYGTGCFDAVVCVDVLEHVRDLDQVVAEVARVLKPGGLFLFDTINRNPLSRLAVITLAEDVLGLLPKGTHDPDMFIKPAELRAALEAQGFAVGKFTGLGPRGLTRRGDFTFGRLPGTAIIYMGTARLPA, encoded by the coding sequence ATGCGCAACGATCTGACGATCTATGACAGTGAGGCCGATCGGTGGTGGTCCGACGATGTCCGCTGGGTCCGAACCTTGAAGAACATGGTGCCTGGACGCTTGGACTATTTCGATCGGTTCATAGATTGGCAGGGGAAGCAGGTGCTCGATCTTGGCTGTGCCGGAGGGTTCATGGCCGAGGCTCTGGAGGCGCGGGGCGCCCGGGTAACCGGGATCGATCCTGCCGCCAAGGCCATCGCCGCGGCACGGTCTCATGCTGCAGCTACCGGCCGTGATATCCGCTATGATATTGGTGCGGGAGAAGACCTGCCCTATGGGACGGGCTGTTTCGATGCCGTGGTTTGTGTCGATGTGCTGGAGCATGTGCGCGACCTGGACCAGGTTGTGGCCGAGGTTGCGCGGGTGCTGAAGCCCGGCGGGTTGTTCCTGTTCGATACGATCAACCGCAACCCACTGTCTCGGCTTGCGGTGATTACCTTGGCCGAGGATGTGCTTGGGCTTTTGCCCAAGGGAACCCACGACCCTGACATGTTCATCAAACCGGCAGAACTGCGCGCAGCCCTCGAAGCGCAGGGTTTCGCCGTTGGCAAGTTCACCGGCCTGGGTCCCAGGGGATTGACCCGTCGCGGGGACTTCACCTTCGGGCGACTACCCGGTACGGCGATCATCTACATGGGAACGGCCCGCCTTCCGGCCTGA
- a CDS encoding IS630 family transposase (programmed frameshift), which translates to MGKAHPVELRERAVRLVEQGNTHTEAARRLCVSIKFVNDMVRLKRETGSLAPKPQGNPGRGKLTSVKGWVESRITAQPDLTIDELTAELAAKHGVKVHRSSVGRLLLRLGLSHKKDLQALEQKRQDVADLRRIWIGKRQPFMARHLERLAFIDETSLKTNMAKTTGWAPRGQRLVDHAPFGHWRTQTFIGALRHDRLDAPWVIDGAMNGELFDLYIETQLVPTLGPGDVVILDNLSSHKSPGAAKAMRDIGAWFLFLPPYSPDLNPIEMAFSKLKVLIRKAAARTYHELWQAVGHVCDLFTDEECYNFFKAAGYKTD; encoded by the exons ATGGGCAAAGCGCATCCTGTTGAGTTGCGTGAACGTGCCGTGCGGCTTGTCGAGCAGGGCAACACGCACACAGAGGCGGCTCGGCGGCTGTGCGTGTCGATCAAGTTCGTCAACGACATGGTGCGGCTCAAGCGCGAGACCGGCTCGCTCGCGCCGAAACCTCAGGGCAATCCCGGGCGCGGCAAACTGACCAGCGTCAAAGGCTGGGTGGAGAGCCGGATCACGGCGCAACCCGATCTGACGATTGACGAGTTGACCGCGGAACTGGCCGCGAAACACGGGGTGAAGGTTCATCGCTCGTCGGTCGGTCGGCTGCTGCTCAGGCTCGGGCTGTCACAC AAAAAAGACCTGCAAGCCCTTGAGCAGAAGCGTCAGGACGTGGCCGATCTGCGCCGCATATGGATCGGCAAACGCCAGCCCTTCATGGCCAGACATCTGGAAAGGCTGGCTTTCATCGACGAGACATCGCTCAAGACGAACATGGCCAAGACCACCGGCTGGGCCCCGCGCGGGCAACGCCTGGTCGATCACGCGCCGTTCGGGCATTGGCGCACCCAGACCTTCATCGGTGCCCTGCGCCATGATCGCCTCGATGCCCCGTGGGTGATCGATGGCGCAATGAACGGCGAGTTGTTCGACCTCTATATCGAGACCCAGCTGGTGCCGACCTTGGGTCCGGGCGACGTGGTCATCCTCGACAACTTGTCGAGCCATAAGAGCCCCGGCGCAGCCAAGGCCATGCGAGATATCGGCGCGTGGTTCCTGTTCCTGCCGCCCTACAGTCCCGACCTCAACCCGATCGAGATGGCCTTCTCAAAGCTCAAGGTCCTGATCCGAAAGGCTGCAGCCCGAACCTACCATGAACTTTGGCAGGCTGTCGGTCATGTGTGCGACCTCTTCACCGACGAGGAATGCTACAACTTCTTCAAGGCCGCAGGATATAAAACCGATTAA
- a CDS encoding AMP-binding protein, whose translation MALEDEGHSGTQLGVAPTNGSSHVLGAQEPPLLELTIPELLVQTAARFPNHVAAIFEAQGIRWTYRDLIREVDALAGGLLQLGLKPGDRVGVWAPNCAEWLLAQFATARLGIILVNVNPAYRPFELSYALKKTGCTALILAAQFKNSDYVAMLSEVVPEIAASDPGALHAAELPDLRAVIVTEAEAPDGMIAFPDLIAKGRAVVAKDLDAITRKLDCHDPINIQFTSGTTGLPKGATLTHRNIVNNAASVTSAIKLIEQDMLCIPVPFYHCFGMVMGTLGCVTKGAAIVVPGPGFDPITTLDTVSKHRCTALYGVPTMFVGMLEHPRFAEYDLSSLRTGIMAGAPCPIEIMRQVQSRMHMSEVTIAYGMTETSPVSFQSATDDPVQKRVSSVGRIQPHVEVKIVDEDSVVVPVGAQGELLTRGYSVMQGYWDEPDKTAEAIDADGWMHTGDLATLDVDGFCKITGRVKDMIVRGGENVYPREIEEFLYTHPAISQVQVFGIPDQKFGEIVVAWLVAKPGADPTEAEILDFCRDSIAHFKVPAMVRFKNSLPMTVTGKPQKFIMRAQMVEELGLEEIETA comes from the coding sequence ATGGCACTCGAAGATGAGGGGCATAGTGGCACGCAACTGGGTGTCGCCCCAACCAACGGGTCATCACATGTGCTGGGTGCGCAAGAGCCGCCCCTTCTGGAGCTTACCATTCCTGAGCTTCTGGTGCAGACCGCGGCCCGTTTCCCAAACCATGTTGCCGCGATTTTCGAGGCGCAAGGGATCCGATGGACCTACCGCGACCTGATACGGGAGGTCGATGCGCTGGCCGGTGGGCTTTTGCAGCTCGGGCTCAAGCCCGGTGACCGGGTCGGGGTCTGGGCACCCAACTGTGCCGAGTGGTTGCTGGCGCAGTTCGCCACGGCACGGCTGGGCATCATCTTGGTCAATGTGAACCCGGCCTACCGGCCCTTCGAGTTGTCCTACGCCCTGAAGAAGACAGGATGCACCGCGCTGATCCTCGCAGCACAGTTCAAGAATTCGGATTACGTCGCCATGCTGTCGGAAGTGGTCCCGGAGATTGCGGCCTCCGATCCTGGTGCGCTGCACGCGGCCGAATTGCCGGACCTTCGTGCCGTGATCGTGACCGAGGCCGAGGCGCCGGACGGCATGATCGCTTTTCCCGATCTGATCGCCAAGGGTCGCGCCGTTGTCGCGAAGGATCTGGATGCAATCACGCGCAAACTGGATTGCCACGATCCGATCAATATCCAGTTCACGTCCGGGACGACAGGGTTGCCCAAGGGTGCAACGCTCACCCATCGGAATATTGTCAATAACGCTGCTTCGGTCACGTCCGCCATAAAGCTGATAGAGCAAGACATGCTCTGCATTCCGGTGCCGTTCTATCATTGCTTCGGGATGGTCATGGGGACGCTCGGCTGCGTCACCAAGGGGGCTGCGATCGTGGTCCCCGGGCCCGGGTTCGATCCAATCACTACATTGGACACGGTGTCGAAGCATCGCTGTACGGCTCTCTACGGTGTGCCGACCATGTTTGTGGGTATGCTGGAGCATCCGCGATTTGCGGAGTACGACCTGTCATCGCTGCGCACGGGCATCATGGCAGGCGCGCCCTGTCCGATCGAGATCATGCGCCAGGTTCAATCCCGCATGCACATGAGCGAAGTGACCATAGCCTATGGAATGACGGAGACATCGCCCGTGTCCTTTCAGTCCGCCACAGACGATCCGGTACAGAAACGGGTGTCTTCCGTCGGTCGCATTCAGCCGCATGTGGAAGTGAAGATCGTCGATGAGGATAGCGTCGTCGTTCCGGTGGGTGCACAAGGTGAGCTTCTCACCCGCGGTTACAGTGTCATGCAAGGATACTGGGACGAGCCGGACAAGACCGCCGAGGCGATAGATGCCGACGGATGGATGCATACGGGCGATCTGGCGACGTTGGATGTGGACGGGTTCTGCAAGATCACCGGACGGGTCAAGGACATGATCGTACGCGGTGGGGAAAACGTCTATCCGCGTGAAATCGAAGAATTCCTCTACACCCACCCGGCGATCAGTCAGGTTCAGGTGTTCGGCATCCCGGACCAGAAGTTCGGCGAGATCGTGGTGGCCTGGCTGGTGGCCAAGCCGGGGGCAGACCCGACCGAAGCCGAGATCCTCGACTTCTGTCGCGACAGCATCGCGCATTTCAAGGTTCCGGCCATGGTGCGCTTCAAGAACAGCTTGCCAATGACCGTAACGGGCAAGCCACAGAAGTTCATCATGCGCGCGCAGATGGTCGAGGAACTTGGCCTCGAGGAAATCGAAACGGCGTGA
- a CDS encoding TRAP transporter substrate-binding protein — protein MKIKTMAAVSCLSLAASGASAQEVFEMTSAFGKNLPVLGTAAVNFVEKINGISEGVEFEHFDPGELVPVLEALDAVSSGSVDAAYTTSGYWQGKMAAAGLFAAVPFGPEPGEMLAWMLYDDGLTLMREMYETNGYNVHVMPCGIYAPETSGWFKEEINSIEDLQGLNMRFFGLGAEVMQKLGVSTSLLAGGDIFPALERGAIDATEFSMPIVDARLGFYNIAKFNYFPGWHQPSTVFELLVNKDRWEELDERSQKQIEIACMANVTDNFAEGEAVNFPAMIDNVENRGVTIKQWTPEQLRAFEAAWLEVAAELAESDEMFAKAWADLQEFREGYALWGNNINLPRPWN, from the coding sequence ATGAAAATTAAAACAATGGCAGCGGTAAGCTGCCTGAGCCTTGCCGCGTCGGGTGCATCGGCACAAGAAGTGTTCGAAATGACGTCGGCGTTCGGGAAGAACCTGCCGGTGCTGGGCACCGCGGCGGTCAACTTCGTCGAAAAGATCAACGGCATTTCGGAAGGCGTGGAGTTCGAGCATTTCGATCCAGGCGAGCTTGTGCCGGTTCTCGAAGCGCTTGACGCCGTGTCCAGCGGTTCGGTCGATGCTGCCTACACGACCTCTGGTTATTGGCAGGGCAAGATGGCCGCTGCTGGCCTCTTCGCGGCCGTGCCGTTCGGCCCCGAGCCCGGCGAGATGCTGGCCTGGATGCTCTACGACGACGGCCTGACGTTGATGCGCGAGATGTACGAGACCAACGGGTACAACGTGCATGTAATGCCCTGCGGGATCTACGCGCCCGAAACCTCCGGCTGGTTCAAGGAAGAGATCAACTCGATCGAGGACCTTCAGGGCCTCAACATGCGCTTCTTTGGTCTCGGCGCCGAGGTCATGCAGAAACTGGGTGTGTCCACCTCGCTGTTGGCCGGCGGTGATATCTTCCCGGCGTTGGAGCGCGGCGCAATCGACGCGACCGAATTCTCCATGCCCATCGTGGACGCGCGGCTCGGCTTCTACAACATCGCCAAGTTCAACTACTTCCCCGGCTGGCACCAGCCGTCGACCGTGTTCGAGCTTCTTGTGAACAAGGACCGTTGGGAAGAGCTGGATGAGCGGTCCCAGAAACAGATCGAGATCGCCTGCATGGCGAACGTCACCGACAACTTTGCCGAAGGTGAAGCTGTGAACTTCCCTGCCATGATCGACAACGTCGAGAATCGCGGCGTAACCATCAAGCAGTGGACCCCTGAACAGTTGCGTGCATTCGAAGCCGCATGGCTCGAAGTGGCGGCGGAACTGGCGGAAAGCGACGAGATGTTCGCCAAAGCCTGGGCGGATCTGCAGGAATTCCGCGAGGGCTATGCCCTGTGGGGTAACAACATCAACCTGCCGCGTCCCTGGAACTGA
- a CDS encoding methyltransferase family protein → MNADTDHSLRRRGTALLYGAACHGIFALAGLAMLVGLFTGMQSGFGAVPQPWAWGANLLLLVQFPLAHSFLLSARGQSLLARLAPWGYGKPLATTTYATIASLQLLALFTLWTPSETILWRAEGMVFWLMCLAYAASWLLLTKASFDAGPSVQSGALGWMALLRGRKPVFPDMPETGLFRVVRQPIYVSFALTLWCVPVWTPDQILVATLYTAYCVIAPRFKEERFSRLYGDRFRAYRARVPYWVPHLSRRKGDA, encoded by the coding sequence ATGAATGCAGACACCGATCATTCCTTGCGACGCCGCGGAACTGCCCTGCTCTATGGTGCTGCATGCCATGGCATTTTCGCGCTTGCAGGTCTTGCAATGCTTGTTGGCCTGTTCACTGGTATGCAGTCCGGGTTCGGTGCAGTGCCGCAGCCCTGGGCCTGGGGGGCAAACCTTTTGCTTCTTGTGCAGTTTCCGCTGGCGCACTCCTTTCTGCTGAGCGCCCGAGGGCAGTCGCTTCTTGCGCGGCTTGCGCCTTGGGGTTACGGCAAGCCGCTGGCGACAACCACCTACGCCACCATCGCATCGTTGCAACTCCTTGCGCTGTTTACGCTCTGGACGCCGTCCGAGACAATTCTTTGGCGCGCCGAGGGAATGGTGTTCTGGCTCATGTGCCTCGCCTATGCGGCCAGTTGGCTGTTGCTGACAAAGGCCTCCTTCGATGCCGGACCCTCAGTTCAATCGGGCGCCTTGGGCTGGATGGCGCTGCTGCGCGGGCGCAAGCCGGTGTTTCCGGACATGCCTGAGACCGGTCTCTTCCGGGTGGTGCGTCAGCCGATCTACGTCTCTTTCGCGCTCACACTTTGGTGCGTGCCGGTCTGGACCCCGGATCAGATCCTCGTGGCGACCCTGTACACCGCCTATTGCGTTATCGCTCCGCGTTTCAAGGAGGAGCGCTTCAGCCGCTTATATGGCGATCGTTTCCGGGCTTATCGGGCCCGTGTGCCCTACTGGGTCCCGCACCTGAGCCGGCGAAAAGGAGATGCCTGA